GACTGCCGGGCCAATTTTTTTATTCTACACTGATTTCACCCCGGTTTCAAGGAGTTGAAAAAAAAGCCCCCAGCAGGTCCAGAACCTGATCAATATCCTTCGGTGTATGGCAGGCATTGATCTGAAACCGGATGGTCTCATCCCCTTTGGGCACCACGGGAAAGGTCAGTCCCACCACCAGGACCCCGTGGTCATACAGATAAGATACCAGTTCATGGGTTTTCGCGGTATCCCGGACCATGAGCGGCACCACGGGGTGGGGACCGTCAATGGATTCCAGGCCCAGGCGATCCAGGCCTTTGCGGAACCGCTTTGTCTGGGCGGCCAGATGCGTAAGAAGGGCCTGTCCTTCCGGGCTGTCGCAGATTTCCAGGGCCTTGACGGCTGCGGCACAATCCGCCACGCTCAACGGATTGGTGTAGATGTAGGTATCCGCCTTCTGCCGCACCGCCTCGATCAGGGTCCGGCTGCCGGCAATGAACCCGCCGTTGACACCAAAAGCCTTGCCAAAAGTGCCCACCACCACATCCGGCCAGGCCCCGGCATATTCCGGGGTTCCCCGGCCGGTCTTTCCAAAGGCCCCGATACCATGGGAATCATCCACCACCGTGATCACCCCGTCCCGGAATTTTTCCTCATACTCCCGGCAGATTTCCACGATCTCATTGATGGGGGCAAAATCCCCCCGCATACTGAAAATCCCGTCAAAAATCACCACCACGCGGTCCATGTCCGGGCTTACGGCATCCAGGCAGCGTTTCAAATCCGCCATGTCATTGTGCCGGTAAATGCCTTTGTTCTCACTGGGCACATTGCTGATACGCATGGCCCGGATAATGGAGTTGTGGTTGAGCTGATCCCCGATCCAGTGGCTGTTTTTACCGGAAATGGCCAACGCCAGTCCGCAGTTGGCCGTGTAGGCGGAGTTGAAAATTTTGGCGGCCGGCTTGTCCACAAATCCGGCAATACGTTCCTCCAGGCTCACATGATGGATAAACGTGCCGTCAATGAACCGCACGGCCCCGGGCCCCACCCCGAATTCCCGGGTGGCCTGGTCCGCCGCCTCAATCAGTTCCGGATGGTTGGACAACGACAGGTAGGCATTGGAATTGAACCGCATGTATGCCTGGTCCGAGCCCACCAGCCGGTACCGGGGACCCCGGTCTTTTTCCGGCGGCACATATCCCTGAATGATCCGTTCCGATGATTTGGACCGGCCTTCTTCTTTCAGGGCCGCCAGTTCCAGTTCCAGGCTGCTGTCCAGTTTATCTGTACTCATCTGTCCTTCTCCTGTTTTATTTTCTGAGGTCATGCCTCATTTCAGTCTCTATTTTTATTGCACCACGAAGATCACGAAGGACACGAAGGGAGATAACTCATTCTCCCATCTTCGTGATCTTCGTGTCCTTCGTGGTAACCCGCTCCAACCCAATAAAATTACTGGGTCCGGGTCCAGTCCAGGATCACTTTGCCGGATCTGCCCGAGCGCATCACCTCAAACCCGTCTTCAAACTGGGTATAGGCGAACCGGTGGGTGATCAAAGGCGTGATGTCCAGGCCGGTCTGGATCATGGAGGTCATCTTGTACCAGGTTTCATACATCTCCCGGCCGTAGATCCCCTTGATGGTGAGCATGTTGAACACCACCTTGTTCCAGTCGATGGGGGTCTGGTCCGGCATGATCCCCAGCAGCGCTATTTTGCCCCCGTGGCACATATTGTCTAAAATCCCTGCCAAAGCCGAGGGGTTGCCCGACATCTCCATGGCCACGTCAAACCCTTCCTTCATACCCAGTGTTTTCTGGGCTTCCGCAATGGTTTGCCGGGTGACATCCAGGGCCAGATCGGCCCCGGCGGCTTTTGCCAGATCCAGGCGGTAAGGGTTGACATCCGTGACCACCACATACCTGGCCCCGGCATGCCGGGCAATGGAAACGGCCATGCACCCGATGGGGCCGGCCCCCGTGATCAGCACATCTTCCCCCAGCACGTCAAAGGACAGGGCCGTGTGGGTGGCATTGCCTAAGGGATCGAAACAGGCCAGGGTTTCCAGAGGAATTTTTGAATCACAATACCACACATTGGTCACGGGAATGGCCAGAAATTCGGCAAAGGCCCCGGGCCGGTTCACGCCCACCCCCTGGGTGTCTTTGCACAGATGCCGCCTTCCGGCCAGGCAGTTTCTGCAGTGGCCGCACACCAGATGCCCTTCCCCGGACACCAGATCCCCTTTTTTGAAGTCCGTCACATGGGATCCTATTTTTTCAATAGTACCCACAAACTCATGGCCGACATGCATGGGCACGGGAATGGTTTTTGCGGCCCAGTCATCCCAGTTGTAAATATGCACATCCGTGCCGCAGATGGCG
Above is a window of Desulfotignum balticum DSM 7044 DNA encoding:
- a CDS encoding aminotransferase class I/II-fold pyridoxal phosphate-dependent enzyme — protein: MSTDKLDSSLELELAALKEEGRSKSSERIIQGYVPPEKDRGPRYRLVGSDQAYMRFNSNAYLSLSNHPELIEAADQATREFGVGPGAVRFIDGTFIHHVSLEERIAGFVDKPAAKIFNSAYTANCGLALAISGKNSHWIGDQLNHNSIIRAMRISNVPSENKGIYRHNDMADLKRCLDAVSPDMDRVVVIFDGIFSMRGDFAPINEIVEICREYEEKFRDGVITVVDDSHGIGAFGKTGRGTPEYAGAWPDVVVGTFGKAFGVNGGFIAGSRTLIEAVRQKADTYIYTNPLSVADCAAAVKALEICDSPEGQALLTHLAAQTKRFRKGLDRLGLESIDGPHPVVPLMVRDTAKTHELVSYLYDHGVLVVGLTFPVVPKGDETIRFQINACHTPKDIDQVLDLLGAFFSTP
- the tdh gene encoding L-threonine 3-dehydrogenase, producing MKQTMKAIVKAKPEQGLWLQEVPVPEIRHNEVLIRILRTAICGTDVHIYNWDDWAAKTIPVPMHVGHEFVGTIEKIGSHVTDFKKGDLVSGEGHLVCGHCRNCLAGRRHLCKDTQGVGVNRPGAFAEFLAIPVTNVWYCDSKIPLETLACFDPLGNATHTALSFDVLGEDVLITGAGPIGCMAVSIARHAGARYVVVTDVNPYRLDLAKAAGADLALDVTRQTIAEAQKTLGMKEGFDVAMEMSGNPSALAGILDNMCHGGKIALLGIMPDQTPIDWNKVVFNMLTIKGIYGREMYETWYKMTSMIQTGLDITPLITHRFAYTQFEDGFEVMRSGRSGKVILDWTRTQ